The stretch of DNA GAGGCTAGGATGGGACGGTGAATGATGAACCTATTAATTTCTCAGTCTTCCGGTGAAGCGATCTACTCGCAAATCGTGAGACAGATCCGGCAGGCTATATTGTCCGGACAGCTGGAACCGGGAACGTCACTACCCTCTATTCGCCAGCTGGCTAAGGAACTGCAAATTAGTGTTATTACCACGAAGCGGGCTTATAACGAGCTGGAACAGGAAGGTTTGATCGATTCCATTGTGGGCAAAGGGTCCTTTGTCTCCGGAGGAAGTCAGGAGTTCATGCGCGAACAGCAGCTGCGAATTCTTGAGGAGAAGCTGAAGGACATATTGAGGGAGTGCAGAAGCCTTTCTGTCGGAACGGAAGAGCTGATTGAGATGATTACATTACTGGAGAAAGAGGGAGAGCAAGTATGAAGAATGCCATCGAAGTACGTGGCCTAGGAAAAAAATACGGAGCATATGCCTTGTCGAACGTATCCTTTGATGTGCCAAAGGGTTACATTACAGGGTTGATTGGTCCCAACGGAGCAGGAAAGAGCACAACGATCAAAATGATTATGGGAACTGTTCTCCCGGATCAAGGGAGTGTCACAGTATTTGGACAGCGTGTGGTACCAGAAGACGGTACGGTTCGCGATAAAGTCGGCTTCGTATCCGACGAAAATATCTTCTACGACTATTTAAGTATGGATCAAATGAAGCGAATCGTCGCCCCATTCTATTCCCGCTGGAACGATGATATTTATGATAAATATATGACACTGTTTGAGCTGCCAGGGAAGAAGAAGATCAAAGATTGCTCCAAGGGAATGAAGATGAAGTATGCCATCGCGATCGCATTGTCACACCAGCCTGAGCTGCTTATTATGGATGAGCCGACCGCAGGTCTTGACCCGGTCTTTCGGCGGGAGCTGCTGGACTTGCTTGGCGAATATATTATTGATGAGCATAAGAGCATTTTGTTCTCTACGCATCTGACGGCAGACTTGGACCGTGTAGCTGACTATATCACTTTCCTTAACAAAGGCACGCTTGTATTCAGTGATAGCAAGGAGGAAGTGACTGAGCGTTATGTGATTGCTAAAGGCCCTAAGGAGCTGCTGGACAGGGATGTACAGAAGCAGTTCGTTGGCTTAAGAGTAACGGATTTCGGCTTCGAAGCATTGGCAAATAACCGCGAACAGGCAGAAAGCATATTCGGAGACCGCGTAATGTATCAGCAGCCTACGCTTGAAGATATCATGTATTTTACAGCGAGAGGAGATAAAACTCATGTCTAACGTCATAAACTTAATCCGTAAGGACTTTGTGCTATTTCAAAAATATATATGGATTGTGCTAATCTATTTATTTATTTTCTCCAATAACGGATTAACCTCTGGAATGATTCCAGGTATTGTCGTGGTCTTAGTTGTAGGGATGGAGCTGAAGACAAGCAACCAGCAGTTCTTGCTTACCCTGCCGTTAAACCGCCGCCTGCTCATTATCGCCAAGTATATTTCGTCCATATTCTACGCCCTATGCGGCTTGATTCTCTCTGTGCTGGTGAGTATAGGGTTTGATTATTTTCGGAATGGCAGTTATAGCTTTAGTATAACTGAGACGAGTATCATGCTGTTTATTGTCATTTTCCTCACCTCTGTCTATTTGCCATTATCTTACTGGCTTGGGTTTAAAGGAGCGCAATATCTGAATATTGTTGTCATTATCGTGATTCTATCCATGAGTAGTATTGTTTCAAATATTATTGCGGATCCGGATTCCTCTTCTGTGATCCATTGGATTGCTGACCATCAGGCAGGATCAGTTATGTTTGCGGGCGCGGCATCCTTGCTGCTCTTGGTGATATCCTATTTCATTTCATTTACTATTTTTACTAAAAAGGATTTTTAACTGGCGGTTCATGAATTTGAATGGATGTTGATTAATGAGCACCTCTTTTTGGGTAATCTTGAAACAGACAGCTAAACTGCTAAGTCGAGCTATCAGTTTACAATAAAAGGAGCGTGTATGCATGTCGGAAATTCAAAATCAACGTCTTCGTTTCCAAGGGAAAACAGCCATCGTCACGGGAGCAGGTTCCGGCATCGGAAAGGCGACAGCCATCAGGCTTGCCAAAGAAGGAGCTAAAGTAGCGCTCTTTGATAAGGATAATGAACGAACCCGGTCCACCGAGCATGAAATCAACCAAATTTTCCGGGGGGTCTCCCGTTCCTTCGATGTGGATGTCTCCGACCCTGTACGGATGGAGGCGGCTGTGAATGAGGCGGCGGAATTTTTCGGGGGCATTGATATTTTGTTCGCGAATGCCGGGATTAATGGAGCATGGGCCCCGATTGAGGAAATGAGCTTTGAAGATTGGGAGCGGATTATTCGAATCAATCTGAACGGAACTTTCTTGTCGGTAAAATACGTGATTCCGCATATGAAGAAACAGGGGGCAGGCAGCATCATCATCACAAGTTCTATCAACGGTCTGGACAGATTCGCCGGCTGGGGCTCCTCCGCATACAGCACCACCAAGGGCGGGCAGGTCGCGTTTGGCAAAATGGCGGCGCTCGAGCTGGCTAAGTTCAAGATTCGTGTCAATGTGATTAGTCCAGGAGCCATCGCTACGAATATTGACGAAACGACAAGAAAGAGCGATGATTTAGAAGAGATCGTCATCCCTGTGGAATACCCGGAAGGCAGCCAGCCGCTGGCGAACGGACCGGGCCAGCCCGAGGATGTCGCCGACTTGGTCGCTTTTCTAGCCTCGTCGGAATCCAAGCATATTACGGGAGCCCGAATTCGCATTGATGGTGCAGAAGCTTTGCTGTAAGCATTTATGGCATCATGACATTTGCTGCCTGGCCATGAGACTGCTGTCTTTGGGGACCTGCATAAGGAGAGATGACCCATGCTGTCTTGGCTGGCTGAACAGAGGATTGAAGAAGCGATGCGGCGCGGAGAATTCGAAGGGCTGCCTGGTAAGGGCAAGCCGGTAGAGATTGAGGATCTCTCACATGTACCTGAAGAGCTCCGCGTAGCTTATAAGATTCTTAAGAATGCTGGAACGCTGCCCGAGGAGCTGCAGCTCCAAGGAGAGTGTATAAGGTTAGAAGATTTGATTGCGGCCTGTGAGGACAAGAGCGAGAGACAAAAGCTTCACAGACAGCTTAATGAGAGGGCCCTGCGTCTGCGGATGCTGCTTGAACAGCGGGGACTGCAGGGGACGGAAGTATACGCACAGTATGGCACTGCTATCCGCAGCAGGCTTAACCAGAAGACAAATGAATGAGAACCCAGCCCGGATATACCCGGGCTGGGTTCTTGATCGTTTGTAGAAGGGCGCTCAATGTGGCAGAAGCTGACGAATCATGGATTCACTGAGCACAAAGGGGGTCTTCGATATGTGATCCAGCTGGAAGCCTTGAACCAGATCAACGGCTGCTGTCTTCTCGGGACGGTCGATGAGACCAGAAATGTAAGCCAGCCAGCCAATTACCGTCTCGGGGCGGGTTCCGGCCTTTCGAAGTGCAGCCAGGCCCAAATCTCCATGCCGCTTGGCCAAACGGTGTCCATCTTCGCCTAGAATCAGCGGAGCATGGGCAAATTGCGGGGGCTGGAGCCCAAGAGCCTTGTAAAGAGCAAGCTGCCTAGGCGTGGAGTCCAGCAGATCGTCGCCCCGCAGCACATGCGTGATGCCCATGGCTGCATCGTCCACCGTCACTGCGAGCTGGTAAGAATACATACCGTCTGCACGCTTTACGACGAAGTCGCCCCCGCTTCCCGGCTGGAAAACTTGAACACCTGCAATTCCGTCTACAAACGTGAACGCTTCAGCTTGCAAACCAAACCGTGTAGAGGGGTTCTTCAATTGAGATTTTGCCTGCTGTTCTTCTCTAGTCAGATTTCGGCAGGTACCGTTGTAAACAGCGCCTTCGGAGGAGAGGCCATGCGGCGCTCCTGCGACACCGAGGAGATCGGCCCGGCTGCAGAAGCAAGGGTAAAGGCGGCCCGCTCTCTGTAAAGTTTGAAGCGCTTCTTCGTATTTCTCCAGCCTCTGACTCTGAAGATAAGGACCGTAAGCTCCGATGGTTTCCGGCCCCTCATCCCAGCCCAGGCCCAGCCATTGCAAATCTTGCAAGATGCCTTCTGTAATGCTGGGCTTGGATCGCTGCAGATCAATGTCCTCAATCCGGAGAATGAATTCACCATCGGCCGCGCGAACCTGCAGCCAGGAAAGAAGCGCAATTTTGGCATTGCCCAGATGCATGTGGCCTGAAGGGGTCGGGGCAAAACGTCCGCGAATCATAGCAGTTCACTTCCTCGTATCTATAAACAATATGTTCATTTATTATACTAGGCTGGGCTATTAAAACAAAGCCGTAGGCCAAGGAGGCTAAGCCTTTGACAGGCCGCCGGAGCTGCTTATATGATTAGAGCACACAGATGCCTGAGCAAGGCATAGAGGAAATATCCAGAGGAGATTTAGTAATGAACTTACCCATAGAAGCATGTCTGCCAGAGCTGAAGACCGTGCTCGGGCAGGGAAGAAATGCCGTGCTGCTGGCTGAGCCCGGAGCAGGGAAAACAACGAGGACCCCGCTAGCGCTTTTGCAGGAGCCTTGGATGGAGGGAAAGAACATCCTATTGCTGGAGCCGAGAAGACTTGCAGCCCGCTCGGCAGCCGCCTTTATGGCTAGACAGCTTGGAGAAGCTCTCGGTGAAACCGTCGGCTACCGGATTCGGCAGGAGAGTGTGACAAGCAAGAAGACCCGAATCACGGTGGTCACCGAAGGCATATTGACCCGTATGCTGCAGAGTGATCCGGCTCTCTTGGATACAGGGCTCATTATCTTTGATGAATTCCATGAGCGGAGCCTGCACGCTGATTTGGGACTTGCCTTAAGCCGGCAGAGCCAGGAGCTGCTGCGGGAAGATTTAAGGCTGCTAGTCATGTCAGCCACACTGCACGCCGATCCTGTGTCAGAGCTGCTGGGAGGAGCGGCGGTGATTCGAAGCGAGGGGCGGGCTTTCCCGGTGGAGACCCGATATTTGCAAGCTCACAGTACGCTGCCGATGGACGAGCTGATGGGCCGAACGATTCAAGCAGCTCTTCAGGAACATGAAGGAAATATTCTTGCTTTTCTACCGGGAGTCAAAGAAATTCATCGTACGGAGCAGTTCCTTAGAGGAGCGATTTCTGCGGAAGTTCTGATTGCCCCATTATACGGCAGTCTCTCTCAGGAGGAGCAGCGCAAGGCTATTGCAGCTCCTGGAGCTGGCAAGCGCAAAGTGGTTTTGGCGACCTCCATCGCCGAATCCAGCCTGACCGTGGAGGGGGTCACAGTGGTGATTGATGCCGGCCTCCGCCGGACCCAGCTGTTCTCGCCGCGAACCGGCATGGGCCGCCTGGTTACCGTCCGGGCGGCGAAGGATTCTGCAGACCAGCGGCGAGGCCGGGCTGGACGAACGGCGCCCGGCATCTGCTACCGTCTCTGGACCGAGGCGGAGCACCGGGCTTTGCCGGAAGCAACGCCTCCTGAGATCATGGAGGCGGACCTGGCGCTGCTTGCGCTGGAGCTCGCCGCCTGGGGAGTGAAATCCCCGGCCGAGCTGGCGTGGATTGACGCGCCGCCGGAAGCAGCGTACAGGCAGGCGGCAGACCTGCTGCAGCGCCTGGAGGCGGTCGATGCCAGTGGGACGCTCACGCCGGAGGGCCAAGAAATCGCGCGTCTTGGCATACATCCGCGGCTTGGCCGGATGCTGCTTGCGGCAAGGCCCCATGGCTGCATCCGGCTGGCGTCGCTGCTCGCGGCGCTGTTGGAGGATCCGCGCGTGCTTCGCGCCGCAGACCCGGACGCGCGAAGCCGGCTGGAACAGCTGCGCCAAGCCGAAGCAGCGCAGCTGCCAAGACAATCAGAGCTTGGCGCGATGCTTGTCCAGGCCAGAGAATGGGCTGGCAGGCTGAGCGCCGCTGGCGAGTCTTTGCCCAGCGCCGCCAGGGCGGAAGAGCTGTGCGGACTGCTGCTTTCCTACGCTTATCCGGACCGGATCGGCCAGAGGCGTCCGGACGGCCGGTATTTACTGTCAAACGGAAGAGGGGCGGCCTTCCCAAGGACGGGCACTTCGGCCGCCGGGCCCTATATTGTAGCTGCCGAGTTGGATGATGAAGGCGCCGAGGCGAGGATCACTTTGGCCGCACCGCTTGAGGAGGCGCTGCTGGAACAGGAATGGCACAGCCGAATGACAGAGGAGGAACGGGTACAGTGGAACCCGGACACAGAATCCGTGCAGGCTTGGCAAGCCCAGCGTCTCGGAGCGATTGTGTGGAAGGAGCGGCCCATCGCCCAGCCCTCGCCTGAGGCTGTTCAGCGTGCACTTCTGCAGGCTGCGGCGGAATCAGGCCTTAGTCTGCTGCCATGGACACCCAAAGCAAGGCAGCTCCAGCAGCGCATCCAGTTCTTATCCCATTACTCGGATGGGTGGCCAAGTGTATCAGATGAGGCACTGGGGATACAAATCCATGAATGGCTGGGTCCTTATACGACCGGCTTTAAACGGAAGTCCGATTTGCAGAAGCTGAATTTGTTCACCCTGCTGCAGAACCTGCTTAGCTGGGAACAGCAGCGGGAACTGGAGACAGAGGCCCCTTCCAGCTTTGTTGTACCCAGCGGTTCAAGGATTACGATACATTATGGGGAGGGATATGAGCCCCATGCCGCAGTACGGCTTCAAGAGGTGTTTGGGCTGCTCAGCACTCCGCGCCTCGCCTTCGGACATGTACCGCTGCTTCTGCACTTGCTGTCGCCAGCAGGGCGGCCGGTGCAGGTTACGGCGGATTTAGGAAACTTCTGGAAGAGCACTTATTTTGATGTGAAAAAGGACCTTAAAGGCCGATATCCTAAGCACTACTGGCCGGATGACCCGATGGAGGCAACGGCAACTCGCCGGGTGCGTCCGGAGAAATAATTCCAGGGCTGCCAGGTTAGTTCTGCGGATGTGTGGGTAATGAAGTTTGTATACTCTCATATCCGAGGAGGCGAGTGTCGTATGGCTAAGAAGATAGTCGGCGTGTTTGAGACCGAGAAGGAAGCATCTGCGGCAATTGGCGCGCTTGAGCAGCAAGGCTTTCTCGCAGAAGAAATCTCAATTGTAGCAAGAGACCGCAGAGATCGGGAGGCCATTGAGAATGAGACCGGTACCAAGGCGCCGGAAGGCATAGCTGCAGGAGCGGCAACCGGCGGAGTGCTCGGCGGAGTGGCCGGGCTGCTTGCAGGTCTAGGCTTGCTAGCCATTCCAGGCATCGGTCCCATTCTTGCGGCAGGCCCTATTGCTGCCACATTGACTGGTGCGGCTGTTGGAGCTGGTGCGGGAGGCCTTGTCGGCGGTCTCATTGGACTGGGTATTCCTGAGGAAGAGGCCAAGGAATACGAATCCTATGTTAATGAGGGGAAAATTCTCGTTCTGGTCGATGAGGACCAGCGGAATCACCAGGTTTATGATGCTTTTCGCGACAATGCCTCCCTTAATTCCCGCAGATACGATGATCTGGATGCCAGGGACGTAAGGGCCAATGCGGAGCTTGGAACAAATGACTTTGATGGCAGGCCTTAACCCTTAGAAGATTTATATAGTCATGCTGCAGACCGGATCTTATGAGAAGACGATAGGATCCGGCCTGTTTGTGCTTTTTTCTATTATAATTATCAATTTATAGCGCAGCGATGAATAGGCTTTAACGAATAGGAGGAGAAGCATGGTGAACAGGCTGATGAAGAGAACATGTAAGACAGTGGTATGTCTAGCTCTGGCGAGTAGCATGACGGGGGTTGCCGGGCAGGGGCAGGCGCAGGCAGCGCCAGCATTGGCATCGATTTCTAATCCTATATTAGAAATTAAGATACCTGATCAAGCGCCAAAATGGAGTGTGGACATAGACCGGAAGGATATAACCCGTCTGGGTGAAGGGGGAGCCGTATCGGGACAAGGGATGGTGTTTGCCGTCAAGAAGGGGCGGCTTATTGCGCTGGATGCTGTCTCAGGAACAATAAAGTGGCGTTCTGGCAGCAGCTTGACTCCGAATATCGTATTTCAAAATGGCCGGTTATACGGGATTGATCAGGACGGCAGAGTTTCTGCATTTAACGTAAATGGGAAGAAATTGTGGACATCCACCAAAAAAGTAGTTGCCGCAGACAAAATAATCGCTGTCAAGGGGAAAGTATACATACTGCGCGGCATTGATCTTTATGCCCTGAATGGTTCTAACGGAAAGCTGGAATGGGAACATCATGATACTGAGGCCGAAGTAGGTCTCGGTGACCTGATGGTAAGCGATGGGGTTGTTCTTCGTACCTATGTTGTTCAAGGCGCACTTAGCGCGGTGCAGCTTAATGCCTTCGATGCAGCTACCGGGAAGAAGCTCTGGGGGAAATTCCGTTATAATTATCCTTTAGCAGTTAAAGATGGGGCTGTCTATTCTGTGTACGAGCAGGACCCTATTGCAGCTTTCGCAGAGAAGACTCCACAGCTCGCGATCAAGGTGTTCAACCTTCGTACCGGGATGGATATAGGTGAGCGATCCTATTCGTGGCTTACAGGTTCTGTGAAGGATTTGAGGGCTAATTCGAAGGCCATACTTCAGGGGAATGATCTATTTACGTTCGGCGGCGGAGTTATCGCGAAGTACGATTTCAGTCACTATGAGGGCCCGGACGGTAAGCCGGTGCAAAAATGGCTGGGAGCCGGTGAGAACGGCGATATGCCGGTATCTCAGGTGATTGCAAACCGGGTGTTTATCTGGAATTCCGGAAATCCCTTTGCTCTGAAAGCAGTTAAGCTGGCCAATGGACAGGGTATCGGCTACCGCTTTGACAATCCGGTATCTCAAGTAGATATCACCGAGAAGGCGGTATTTGCCGGCCAGACGGACGGAGTCTGGGTGGCTGCGAATCTTCAGACTACTTTGCCTGTGATGAAGGTTCGTACCGGTTCAAGAAACTATGGTCCCACCCTTACAGAGAAGGGGATGGCGATTATTCAGACGGAAGACAAACTTTTCGGCGTGAGTCTGCCAAGTGCCATCAAATAATACACTTGCTTGATACAGTTACCCGCGAGAGGCAAATCCAAGAGATTTGCCTTTTTCTATTTTTATTAGAATAAAGAAGTTCTGCATGATGTGATGGCTTGATTAACTATGGACTTATAGCTTATATTCTGGAGATATGGCTCTTTAGAAATGAGGAGGAACATGCAGCATGACCTATAAGCAGATCAAATGGCTGATTCTGATTGTCCCGACCTTGATCGTCGGTTTGTGGGAAGTACTCCGCCATCAATTGTTAATGCCGTATATCTCAATGGACTTAGGCAATTATATAACTCCATGTATTCTGTTTGTGGTGAGCATTACTCTGCTGAATGGGTGGTTTAAGCAGCTGGAGAGAATGCAGAGAGAACTGCAAGAGGCACGCCTGGCTAAGATTCAATTGGAAGCCCGGGACCAGCTTGCTAGAGAACTTCATGATGGAATTGCCCAATCTTTGTTCCTGCTTGCGGTGAAGATTGATAAAGCGGAGCGGCAAAGCGCTTCCGAGAGCGGTACCGACTGGAATGAGCTGCGTAAGACTGTGCATGAGGTGAATCGGTATGTGAGACAGGCGATTTCGGATCTGCGGGTCCAGCCCGAATCAATTCTAGAGGCTTCTACATCTATGCAAAGCCGGATTCAGAAGCTTGAACAGGAAATATCAGCCCCTCTTCAGGTGAATTGGAAGCTGCCGGACGCTATGCTGACAGCCAAGGAGCAGGTAGAGCTGCTGGCGATGATTAGAGAGGCTGTGATGAATGTTAGGAAGCATGCTGAAGCCACGAAGCTTGTTGTTAGCGGAGATTTTGGAGCGGCAGATCAGTGGATGGTCAAGATTGAAGATAACGGGAAAGGGATGCTGAAGCATGAGAATGAGGTGGAGGCGGGCAAATTCGGGCTGACCATCATGCGGGAGCGGGCAAGGGTTATGGGCTGGGAAGTCACGATTCAATCTGAGCCTGGTGATACGGTTGTTTGTATACTAGGAAAGGGGGGAAGACAACATGAGAACGCGCGTACTTGTCGTTGATGATCATGCGCATGCTAGAGAAGGAATTTGCGATATCCTGTCTGCGGATGAATCTTTTGAGGTGATTGGGACGGCTGCAGGAGGGAGAGAAGCGGTAGAGTTAACGGATAAACTGATGCCCGACCTGCTGCTCATGGATATCGGGATGCCCGATATGGATGGACTCGAGGCTACACGCATTATCAAGCTAAGATTTCCATATGTTAAAATCGTTCTTATTACCGTCTCCGATGACGTTGCCTATTTATTTGAAGCTCTGAAGGCAGGTGCGCAAGGGTTCCTGCTCAAAAATCTGTCTCCGTCCACCTGGGTTGAATATTTGCGCGCCATTATCAATGACGAGGCGCCATTACCGCGTGAACTGGCTCTGCAAATTCTGCAGGAATTTCCGGGGGCTCCAAAGGCTGAATATGAGGAAGAACATCCCCTCACCGTGAGAGAACGGGAAATTTTGCAGTGGGTCGCTTCAGGCTTAACGAATCGCGAGATCGCTATGCAGCTGGAAATCTCGGATCAGACGGTGAAGAATCATTTGAAAAATATTTTGCAAAAGCTGCAGCTGGAGAACCGGGTACAGTTGACTAGGTATGCGTTAAAAAGAGGCTGGGTGGAATAGAAGCAGTTGAAGCAGTTGTGTACTTAGAAGTTAGAACCTGAGCCTTGCAGGCTTGTTATGAAACTGGCGCTTTGGAAGGAGTTCGGCTTCTTGAACTCGAAGTTATAATCATTATATAGATTGAACTAAAGTTTTACATTGAATTTTCTGTTATATGGCCTAATACTGCCCTGTCCTATAACGTTCATATCTTTAGTTCATTCTATATAGGTCATTATAAAGGGGGAGTTTAGATACAATGTCAGTCATTCCTGTACTTAATGAGGGGTATGTGCGGCTCGTAGACCATATGGGTTCCGATCTAACTGTTGTAAATGCCGCTCGCGTATCTTATGCTAAGCAGTCCATGGAGCTGAGCGAAAGGGATGTGAAGCTGATTCGGTTTCTGGCGCGTGAGGGACATACCTCTCCGTTTCGCCATGCGATCGTACAGTTCGAGATCTATGCACCGTTAATGGTAGCCCGGCAGTGGTGGAAGTATGTAGTTGGTTCCGCTCACTATGAAGGAACAGGGGACAGTCTTGACGCTTGGAATGAGTCCAGCCGCAGATACATAACTGAAGAGCCTGTATTCTACGTGCCTCAAGCAGATCAGTGGCGGTCGAAGCCGGAAAATTCCAAACAGGGCAGCGGGGATGTGATTTCCTGGGAGCTTGGAGATAAGCACACCGAGGAACTGATGGAATACATAGAGCTGGGCTTGAGCAAATATGAAGCGGCACTGGCCGACGGTATCTGTGCTGAGCAAGCTCGTCTATTCCTGCCGGCATACGGAATGTATGTACGTTGGTATTGGACAGCTTCAGTTCAATCCGCAGCACATTTTTTGTCGCAAAGGCTGGAGCATGATGCCCAGAAGGAAATTCAGGAATATGCAAAGGCGATCCTTGAGCATATCAAACCGCTTTATCCGGTATCGCTGGAACAATTGGTTCAAACGGAAGCGATAGTGAAATAACATGGAACAACCCGAGCTCGCTGAGACCAGCGGCTCTTTTTTTTGGCATGAAATCAACCAAACCTGGGAACAGACCGAGGAACACAATAAACACGCACTTTATTTAATGCTTTAAACTAGTACATTAACAAATATATCGACTACCAAAATCATGGTCATTAATTCTATTAATTCAACATATGAAAAA from Paenibacillus sp. CAA11 encodes:
- a CDS encoding outer membrane protein assembly factor BamB family protein — its product is MVNRLMKRTCKTVVCLALASSMTGVAGQGQAQAAPALASISNPILEIKIPDQAPKWSVDIDRKDITRLGEGGAVSGQGMVFAVKKGRLIALDAVSGTIKWRSGSSLTPNIVFQNGRLYGIDQDGRVSAFNVNGKKLWTSTKKVVAADKIIAVKGKVYILRGIDLYALNGSNGKLEWEHHDTEAEVGLGDLMVSDGVVLRTYVVQGALSAVQLNAFDAATGKKLWGKFRYNYPLAVKDGAVYSVYEQDPIAAFAEKTPQLAIKVFNLRTGMDIGERSYSWLTGSVKDLRANSKAILQGNDLFTFGGGVIAKYDFSHYEGPDGKPVQKWLGAGENGDMPVSQVIANRVFIWNSGNPFALKAVKLANGQGIGYRFDNPVSQVDITEKAVFAGQTDGVWVAANLQTTLPVMKVRTGSRNYGPTLTEKGMAIIQTEDKLFGVSLPSAIK
- a CDS encoding ABC transporter ATP-binding protein translates to MKNAIEVRGLGKKYGAYALSNVSFDVPKGYITGLIGPNGAGKSTTIKMIMGTVLPDQGSVTVFGQRVVPEDGTVRDKVGFVSDENIFYDYLSMDQMKRIVAPFYSRWNDDIYDKYMTLFELPGKKKIKDCSKGMKMKYAIAIALSHQPELLIMDEPTAGLDPVFRRELLDLLGEYIIDEHKSILFSTHLTADLDRVADYITFLNKGTLVFSDSKEEVTERYVIAKGPKELLDRDVQKQFVGLRVTDFGFEALANNREQAESIFGDRVMYQQPTLEDIMYFTARGDKTHV
- a CDS encoding response regulator; this encodes MRTRVLVVDDHAHAREGICDILSADESFEVIGTAAGGREAVELTDKLMPDLLLMDIGMPDMDGLEATRIIKLRFPYVKIVLITVSDDVAYLFEALKAGAQGFLLKNLSPSTWVEYLRAIINDEAPLPRELALQILQEFPGAPKAEYEEEHPLTVREREILQWVASGLTNREIAMQLEISDQTVKNHLKNILQKLQLENRVQLTRYALKRGWVE
- a CDS encoding DnaJ family domain-containing protein, translated to MLSWLAEQRIEEAMRRGEFEGLPGKGKPVEIEDLSHVPEELRVAYKILKNAGTLPEELQLQGECIRLEDLIAACEDKSERQKLHRQLNERALRLRMLLEQRGLQGTEVYAQYGTAIRSRLNQKTNE
- a CDS encoding sensor histidine kinase — translated: MTYKQIKWLILIVPTLIVGLWEVLRHQLLMPYISMDLGNYITPCILFVVSITLLNGWFKQLERMQRELQEARLAKIQLEARDQLARELHDGIAQSLFLLAVKIDKAERQSASESGTDWNELRKTVHEVNRYVRQAISDLRVQPESILEASTSMQSRIQKLEQEISAPLQVNWKLPDAMLTAKEQVELLAMIREAVMNVRKHAEATKLVVSGDFGAADQWMVKIEDNGKGMLKHENEVEAGKFGLTIMRERARVMGWEVTIQSEPGDTVVCILGKGGRQHENARTCR
- a CDS encoding ABC-2 transporter permease, which gives rise to MSNVINLIRKDFVLFQKYIWIVLIYLFIFSNNGLTSGMIPGIVVVLVVGMELKTSNQQFLLTLPLNRRLLIIAKYISSIFYALCGLILSVLVSIGFDYFRNGSYSFSITETSIMLFIVIFLTSVYLPLSYWLGFKGAQYLNIVVIIVILSMSSIVSNIIADPDSSSVIHWIADHQAGSVMFAGAASLLLLVISYFISFTIFTKKDF
- a CDS encoding GntR family transcriptional regulator — protein: MNLLISQSSGEAIYSQIVRQIRQAILSGQLEPGTSLPSIRQLAKELQISVITTKRAYNELEQEGLIDSIVGKGSFVSGGSQEFMREQQLRILEEKLKDILRECRSLSVGTEELIEMITLLEKEGEQV
- a CDS encoding general stress protein, translating into MAKKIVGVFETEKEASAAIGALEQQGFLAEEISIVARDRRDREAIENETGTKAPEGIAAGAATGGVLGGVAGLLAGLGLLAIPGIGPILAAGPIAATLTGAAVGAGAGGLVGGLIGLGIPEEEAKEYESYVNEGKILVLVDEDQRNHQVYDAFRDNASLNSRRYDDLDARDVRANAELGTNDFDGRP
- the hrpB gene encoding ATP-dependent helicase HrpB translates to MNLPIEACLPELKTVLGQGRNAVLLAEPGAGKTTRTPLALLQEPWMEGKNILLLEPRRLAARSAAAFMARQLGEALGETVGYRIRQESVTSKKTRITVVTEGILTRMLQSDPALLDTGLIIFDEFHERSLHADLGLALSRQSQELLREDLRLLVMSATLHADPVSELLGGAAVIRSEGRAFPVETRYLQAHSTLPMDELMGRTIQAALQEHEGNILAFLPGVKEIHRTEQFLRGAISAEVLIAPLYGSLSQEEQRKAIAAPGAGKRKVVLATSIAESSLTVEGVTVVIDAGLRRTQLFSPRTGMGRLVTVRAAKDSADQRRGRAGRTAPGICYRLWTEAEHRALPEATPPEIMEADLALLALELAAWGVKSPAELAWIDAPPEAAYRQAADLLQRLEAVDASGTLTPEGQEIARLGIHPRLGRMLLAARPHGCIRLASLLAALLEDPRVLRAADPDARSRLEQLRQAEAAQLPRQSELGAMLVQAREWAGRLSAAGESLPSAARAEELCGLLLSYAYPDRIGQRRPDGRYLLSNGRGAAFPRTGTSAAGPYIVAAELDDEGAEARITLAAPLEEALLEQEWHSRMTEEERVQWNPDTESVQAWQAQRLGAIVWKERPIAQPSPEAVQRALLQAAAESGLSLLPWTPKARQLQQRIQFLSHYSDGWPSVSDEALGIQIHEWLGPYTTGFKRKSDLQKLNLFTLLQNLLSWEQQRELETEAPSSFVVPSGSRITIHYGEGYEPHAAVRLQEVFGLLSTPRLAFGHVPLLLHLLSPAGRPVQVTADLGNFWKSTYFDVKKDLKGRYPKHYWPDDPMEATATRRVRPEK
- the gluQRS gene encoding tRNA glutamyl-Q(34) synthetase GluQRS, coding for MIRGRFAPTPSGHMHLGNAKIALLSWLQVRAADGEFILRIEDIDLQRSKPSITEGILQDLQWLGLGWDEGPETIGAYGPYLQSQRLEKYEEALQTLQRAGRLYPCFCSRADLLGVAGAPHGLSSEGAVYNGTCRNLTREEQQAKSQLKNPSTRFGLQAEAFTFVDGIAGVQVFQPGSGGDFVVKRADGMYSYQLAVTVDDAAMGITHVLRGDDLLDSTPRQLALYKALGLQPPQFAHAPLILGEDGHRLAKRHGDLGLAALRKAGTRPETVIGWLAYISGLIDRPEKTAAVDLVQGFQLDHISKTPFVLSESMIRQLLPH
- a CDS encoding SDR family oxidoreductase translates to MSEIQNQRLRFQGKTAIVTGAGSGIGKATAIRLAKEGAKVALFDKDNERTRSTEHEINQIFRGVSRSFDVDVSDPVRMEAAVNEAAEFFGGIDILFANAGINGAWAPIEEMSFEDWERIIRINLNGTFLSVKYVIPHMKKQGAGSIIITSSINGLDRFAGWGSSAYSTTKGGQVAFGKMAALELAKFKIRVNVISPGAIATNIDETTRKSDDLEEIVIPVEYPEGSQPLANGPGQPEDVADLVAFLASSESKHITGARIRIDGAEALL